Proteins encoded together in one Kutzneria kofuensis window:
- the mobA gene encoding molybdenum cofactor guanylyltransferase: MTDFAAVLLAGGRGSRMGGVHKPALVVAGSTLLDRCVQAVADASPVVVVGPATATARPVLWTREDPPGGGPVAGLAAGLALIGDASTVAVLATDLAGVTANTVARLRAAVRADGAVLDDGHTQWLIGVWRADSLRRVLLKDPAGASLRSVLGALDYAPVTAEPGETVDVDTPADLAKVASQHPHR; encoded by the coding sequence GTGACGGACTTCGCGGCGGTGCTGCTGGCCGGTGGCCGTGGCAGCCGGATGGGCGGGGTGCACAAGCCGGCGCTGGTCGTGGCCGGCAGCACCCTGCTCGACCGCTGCGTCCAGGCGGTCGCCGACGCTTCGCCGGTAGTGGTCGTGGGGCCTGCCACGGCGACCGCTCGGCCGGTGCTGTGGACCCGTGAGGACCCGCCCGGCGGCGGTCCCGTCGCCGGGTTGGCAGCGGGATTGGCGTTGATCGGAGACGCTTCGACGGTCGCAGTCCTGGCCACGGACCTCGCCGGCGTCACCGCGAACACCGTGGCACGGCTGCGGGCCGCGGTGCGGGCCGACGGCGCCGTGCTCGACGACGGCCACACACAGTGGTTGATCGGCGTGTGGCGGGCGGACTCCCTGCGTAGAGTGCTGCTCAAGGACCCGGCGGGCGCGTCGCTGCGCTCGGTGCTGGGGGCGCTGGACTACGCCCCGGTCACCGCCGAGCCGGGGGAGACCGTCGACGTGGACACGCCCGCCGACCTGGCCAAGGTTGCTTCACAGCACCCACACCGGTGA
- the pip gene encoding prolyl aminopeptidase, whose protein sequence is MTIEPYDRGLLDVGDGNRIYWETSGNPDGKVALCVHGGPGGGGTRGARRAFDPERFRIVLFDQRGCGESLPNAADPAVDMSCNTTEHLIADMERLREHLGVERWLLYGGSWASTLILAYAERFPERVSEIILISTTLSTRAESDWLYGGGLRLLLPDAYEAFAGAVAGDDLLAGYEQLLTSPDPAVREKAAADWCAWEDAVIAHETLGRPGQYGGHDGVLAMVRIIVHYARHNAFLEDGQLLRDVHRLAGIPAVVVHGRRDLSCPLLYPWELVRAWPSADLVIVEDSGHTGSPAMGEAIGAAVERFSPPLLNR, encoded by the coding sequence ATGACCATCGAACCGTACGACCGGGGCCTGCTCGACGTCGGCGACGGCAACCGGATCTACTGGGAGACCAGCGGAAACCCCGACGGGAAGGTGGCGCTGTGCGTGCACGGCGGCCCCGGCGGGGGCGGCACCCGCGGCGCGCGCCGGGCGTTCGATCCCGAGCGGTTCCGCATCGTCCTGTTCGACCAGCGCGGCTGCGGCGAGAGCCTGCCGAACGCCGCCGATCCGGCCGTGGACATGTCGTGCAACACGACCGAGCACCTGATCGCCGACATGGAGCGGCTGCGCGAGCACCTCGGCGTGGAGCGGTGGCTGCTCTACGGCGGGTCGTGGGCGTCGACGCTGATACTGGCCTACGCCGAGCGGTTTCCCGAGCGGGTCTCGGAAATCATTCTGATCTCGACGACGCTGTCCACCCGGGCGGAGAGCGACTGGCTCTACGGCGGCGGCCTGCGGCTGCTGCTGCCCGACGCCTACGAGGCGTTCGCCGGCGCCGTTGCCGGCGACGACTTGCTCGCCGGTTATGAACAGCTGCTGACCAGCCCCGATCCGGCCGTGCGGGAGAAGGCGGCCGCCGATTGGTGCGCGTGGGAGGACGCCGTCATCGCGCACGAAACCCTCGGGCGGCCGGGCCAGTACGGCGGCCATGACGGCGTGCTGGCGATGGTCCGGATCATCGTGCACTACGCGCGGCACAACGCGTTTCTCGAGGACGGGCAGCTGCTGCGGGACGTGCACAGGCTGGCCGGGATCCCGGCGGTGGTGGTGCACGGGCGGCGGGACCTCAGCTGCCCGCTGCTCTACCCGTGGGAGCTGGTGCGCGCCTGGCCGTCGGCCGACCTGGTGATCGTCGAGGACTCCGGGCACACCGGCAGCCCGGCCATGGGCGAGGCGATCGGCGCGGCCGTGGAGAGGTTCTCGCCGCCCCTGCTGAATCGGTGA
- a CDS encoding BTAD domain-containing putative transcriptional regulator, whose protein sequence is MTPPLRVQLLGPVRAWRGDQEVDLGSAGRRAVFAILALAAGRAVTREELVDGIWGDDPPARAVGILHTYVSDLRRSLQEQVRGSRPSAEPVLDSVGSAYALRIRPEQLDVTEFDELRSTADDLGGSLRSVTAALALWQGEALSGLSGPFAELHRARLAELRLAALERRCALLLALGDQDTAIAELTGLAREHPRREGLRGLLMVALYQAGRRDEALAEFERAREVLVAELGLDPGPALQDIHDRIVAHQKVPIPGVATQHDQLAASTRQPEAPTEFVGRQREVAWLRALVVALADGAGGCVLVEGEPGIGKSALLAVGLADAPVAGCRVVWALGEDLSGDGPLAPISRLLSFVDQACAEAPLVLVIDDVQWLDETGLLAWHRLSRLTQQLPLLLVGARRTNPTAHHVDLAGGRTLAIGPLHEDDVHELAARLAGASLGAVLRELVDRAAGNPLHVRELVDGLLRDSVLRTVDDFADVDPSSGFDVHRAMAEVATRRLEFLSPTALDRLRWAALLGVEFDLADLAAIVGASPADLVGAIEEATDAGLLADAGNRLAFRDPAVRQALYEERPAAVRTTLHRESAKALAHAGAPLERIAAQLAAAGVFDHWSVQWLLANAETVAGRDPALVLALLDSALESTSPTPEEREVLLVSQVRWQFRLGRQPEAAARALLDVTRDPAHAAEMRWILACLTYGRGDVAQAIADLRAAAADPAAPDFWVARHDTLRAQFERTGLDDLDTAETTAIAALGQATDANDAPAIAAAEQELWYVESVRRNHSAALAHVNNALAAATGNQHLVDLQINLLGARLFSLQNLDRLTDGTDTVARTHALVRRTGRPSGRVHIGAAVHYYWLARWDEALAELDSIVGDEPEITIFDLRSRVPLLQYGTAALITGHRGDSEQLHAHLRTASSYPVIAPGDQENSDFYLSAKAMAAEQDGDLAGAVAAYEPILDTSYGRMTLRHQWLPDLTRLALDAGAPDVAQAALRLAQAEASSETVPARAFNAAQRCASLISGDPAPLVAVARRYRDVGRRIEFAVTSEDAAVLLARRGEVDRARRTFQEALLVYAELGASWDIRRAESRLREFGIRRAGVSTGQPAVAGWNALVGDEVRVAELVALGRSNPEIATELALSRRVVQAHVSRIMQKLGVDSRPDLVGKVSGHSPSAGTGERSG, encoded by the coding sequence GTGACCCCACCGCTGCGGGTCCAGCTGCTCGGCCCGGTCCGGGCCTGGCGCGGCGACCAGGAGGTCGATCTCGGCTCGGCGGGGCGGCGGGCGGTGTTCGCGATCCTGGCGCTGGCGGCCGGGCGGGCGGTGACCCGTGAGGAGCTGGTGGACGGCATCTGGGGCGACGACCCGCCGGCCCGAGCGGTCGGCATTCTCCACACGTACGTCTCCGACCTGCGACGATCCCTCCAGGAGCAGGTGCGCGGCAGCCGGCCGTCGGCCGAGCCCGTCCTGGACTCCGTGGGGTCGGCGTACGCGCTCCGCATACGCCCCGAGCAGCTGGACGTCACCGAGTTCGACGAGCTGCGGTCGACGGCGGACGACCTCGGTGGCTCGCTGCGCTCGGTCACGGCGGCGTTGGCGCTGTGGCAAGGCGAGGCGCTCTCGGGTCTCTCCGGACCCTTCGCCGAGCTGCACCGAGCCCGCCTGGCCGAGCTCCGGCTGGCCGCGCTGGAACGCCGCTGCGCGCTGCTGTTGGCGCTGGGCGACCAGGACACGGCGATCGCGGAGCTCACCGGCCTGGCGCGGGAGCATCCGCGCCGGGAGGGCCTGCGCGGGTTGCTGATGGTGGCGCTGTACCAGGCGGGCCGCCGCGACGAGGCGCTGGCGGAATTCGAGCGCGCACGGGAGGTTCTGGTCGCCGAACTCGGCCTGGACCCGGGGCCGGCGCTCCAGGACATCCACGACCGGATCGTCGCGCACCAGAAGGTGCCGATTCCCGGCGTCGCCACGCAGCACGACCAACTGGCCGCCTCGACCCGTCAGCCCGAGGCGCCGACGGAGTTCGTCGGACGTCAGCGCGAGGTCGCCTGGCTGCGGGCGCTGGTGGTTGCGCTGGCCGACGGCGCCGGCGGGTGTGTGCTGGTCGAGGGCGAACCCGGCATCGGCAAGTCGGCATTGCTGGCGGTCGGCCTGGCCGACGCGCCGGTGGCCGGCTGCCGGGTGGTGTGGGCGCTGGGCGAGGACCTGTCCGGCGACGGTCCGCTGGCGCCGATCAGCCGCCTGCTGTCGTTCGTCGACCAGGCGTGCGCGGAGGCGCCGCTGGTCCTCGTGATCGACGACGTGCAGTGGCTCGACGAGACCGGTCTGCTGGCCTGGCACCGGTTGTCCCGGCTGACCCAGCAACTCCCGCTGCTGCTGGTCGGCGCACGCCGCACGAACCCGACCGCGCACCACGTCGACCTGGCCGGCGGCCGCACGCTGGCCATCGGTCCGCTGCACGAGGACGACGTCCACGAGCTGGCGGCGCGGCTGGCCGGCGCGTCGCTGGGCGCCGTGCTGCGGGAGCTGGTCGATCGGGCCGCCGGCAATCCGTTGCACGTCAGGGAACTCGTCGACGGGCTGCTGCGGGATTCGGTGCTGCGCACCGTGGACGACTTCGCCGACGTCGACCCGTCGAGCGGCTTCGACGTGCACCGGGCGATGGCGGAGGTTGCCACGCGGCGGCTGGAATTCCTGTCCCCCACGGCGTTGGACCGGCTGCGCTGGGCGGCGCTGCTCGGCGTCGAGTTCGACCTGGCCGACCTGGCGGCGATCGTCGGCGCCTCCCCCGCCGACCTGGTCGGCGCGATCGAGGAGGCGACGGACGCCGGCCTGCTCGCCGACGCCGGCAACCGTTTGGCGTTCCGGGATCCGGCCGTCCGGCAGGCGCTGTACGAGGAGCGCCCGGCCGCCGTGCGTACGACGTTGCACCGCGAGTCGGCGAAGGCGCTGGCCCATGCCGGCGCGCCGCTGGAGCGGATCGCCGCGCAGCTGGCGGCGGCCGGGGTGTTCGACCACTGGTCGGTGCAGTGGCTGCTGGCCAACGCCGAAACCGTCGCCGGCCGCGATCCGGCACTGGTGCTGGCGCTGCTGGACAGCGCGCTGGAAAGCACGTCGCCGACGCCCGAGGAGCGGGAAGTCCTGCTGGTCAGCCAGGTCCGCTGGCAGTTCCGGCTGGGCCGGCAGCCCGAGGCGGCCGCCCGCGCGCTGCTCGACGTGACGCGGGATCCCGCCCACGCCGCGGAAATGCGCTGGATCCTGGCCTGTTTGACGTACGGGCGGGGCGACGTGGCCCAGGCGATCGCGGATCTCCGTGCGGCGGCGGCAGATCCGGCCGCGCCGGACTTCTGGGTGGCGCGGCACGACACGCTGCGCGCCCAGTTCGAGCGAACCGGCCTCGACGACCTCGACACCGCCGAGACCACCGCCATCGCGGCCCTGGGCCAGGCGACCGACGCGAACGACGCCCCGGCGATCGCCGCCGCCGAGCAGGAGCTGTGGTACGTGGAATCGGTGCGCCGCAACCACTCCGCGGCGCTCGCACACGTCAACAACGCGCTGGCGGCCGCTACTGGCAACCAACACCTCGTCGACCTCCAGATCAACCTGCTCGGCGCGCGACTGTTCAGCCTGCAGAACCTGGACCGGCTCACCGACGGCACCGACACCGTGGCCCGCACGCACGCGCTGGTCCGGCGCACCGGCCGACCGTCCGGACGGGTGCACATCGGCGCCGCCGTGCACTACTACTGGCTGGCCCGCTGGGACGAGGCGCTGGCCGAGCTGGACTCGATCGTCGGCGACGAGCCCGAGATCACCATTTTCGACCTGCGCTCCCGGGTTCCCCTGCTGCAGTACGGCACCGCCGCGCTGATCACCGGGCACCGCGGCGACAGTGAGCAACTGCACGCCCACCTGCGCACGGCGTCGTCGTATCCGGTGATCGCTCCCGGCGACCAGGAGAACAGCGACTTCTACCTGTCGGCCAAGGCGATGGCGGCGGAACAGGACGGCGACCTGGCCGGCGCGGTCGCGGCGTACGAACCGATCCTGGACACATCCTACGGTCGGATGACGTTGCGGCACCAGTGGTTGCCGGACCTGACCCGGTTGGCCCTCGACGCCGGCGCACCCGACGTCGCACAGGCGGCGCTGCGGCTGGCTCAAGCCGAGGCATCTTCGGAAACCGTGCCGGCACGGGCATTCAACGCCGCCCAGCGCTGCGCCTCCCTGATCTCCGGCGACCCCGCGCCACTGGTGGCCGTGGCGCGGCGCTACCGCGACGTCGGCCGGCGCATCGAGTTCGCCGTCACGAGCGAGGACGCCGCCGTCCTGTTGGCCCGGCGCGGAGAAGTCGACCGGGCCCGGCGGACGTTCCAGGAAGCCCTTCTCGTCTATGCGGAGCTCGGTGCCTCCTGGGACATCCGGCGCGCGGAGTCGCGGCTGCGCGAATTCGGCATCCGGCGGGCGGGCGTGTCCACCGGGCAGCCGGCGGTCGCCGGTTGGAACGCGCTGGTGGGCGACGAGGTCCGGGTGGCGGAACTGGTCGCGCTCGGCCGGTCCAACCCGGAGATCGCCACCGAGCTGGCGTTGTCCCGACGGGTCGTGCAGGCGCACGTCTCGCGCATCATGCAGAAGCTGGGTGTGGACTCCCGACCGGACCTCGTGGGTAAGGTGTCCGGGCATTCACCATCGGCCGGCACCGGGGAGCGCAGTGGCTGA
- a CDS encoding BTAD domain-containing putative transcriptional regulator encodes MAEQAHDLRVELLGPVLVRRDGDELRLGAPRQRALFAVLASRADKVVSREDLINAIWGHEAPTSADGSIYTYVSGLRRALEPGRGNRAVSALLLSEGPGYRLRVDADAVDLHEFDALRRRAEQALEDGDQAAAVEAADRALALWHGEPLSGLPGPWAASLRDRLLTNRLDLLETRAAAGLAGGRHAELVAELTALVRENPLHEGLRGLLMIALYRVGRQADAVEQFRAASRVLADELATQPGARLAEIHQQILTNDPVLTAPAVASPPRVRRRPAWWASRPRPRARAFVARDHELSVLREAVRTVAGGKGGVLLVEGEPGIGKSELLTTGMAACEDAAVQLVWGAGDELASRFPLRLMLDCLGIDADSPDPARARVAEMMRLAQSSRDPLGGGDPTLAVVNELVAIVREMCADGPLALVADDIQWADEASLLVFSRLALETATVPLLLIGALRPVPRTPVLDGVRDVVSKQGGSVLQLAPLAGGEVAELLRGIVGGAPGAGLLGLADRAAGNPLYVGELAEALLRDRHVEVSAGQAEVAAGGVSVPTSLSSALTHRLGFLTAATTEVLRRAALLGTEFAIADLAVLMGRPAGELLPALEEATTAKVLLANGDRYGFRHALIRQALYDATSPTVRTVLHRQAAERLDRAGASMETVARQLVAAPVAVDSWVIDWMLRHGERIAHRAPDIGLDLLRRVVASCDADDPRHVELTAVLARVLYWRGELPEDEVRSVLALTRDPDLAGEMQWIRAVVHYRRGQEARSVAALREAVSAPEVSAVWQARCQALLAVREGMGLLEFDLAKVTAAAAIDRGEKAGDGFAVAFALQALWLFQSIARDHAAALRHVDEALAVVAEDAGLAHLHLSLLDNRVFSLQNLDRLDEADQALAAVRSLVHRYQLPGGLPMSTAVNHYWAGRWGDALVELSIITRSGPELAFLGLRESSPMLLLSHGVAALIAALRDDGDDVAAHLAAADELPMLTTADRENCDFLLMAEAQAADRDGRVDQALIALEPVLDPRYAPMMLRHQWLPDVVRLALQAGSPDVVARALEICSGEASREVVPARAAAALLRCRGLAEGDPAQVMKAVSHYRAVGRPVELAQALEDLAVVLAQAGRRPEGEAALSEAVRRYEAVGAAWPARRATARFAGREPGKAERRNVG; translated from the coding sequence GTGGCTGAGCAGGCCCACGATCTGAGGGTCGAACTACTGGGCCCCGTCCTCGTCCGGCGGGACGGCGACGAGTTGCGGCTGGGCGCGCCGCGGCAGCGGGCACTGTTCGCGGTACTGGCCTCCCGGGCGGACAAGGTCGTGTCCAGAGAGGACCTGATCAACGCGATCTGGGGCCACGAGGCGCCGACGTCCGCCGACGGCAGCATCTACACGTACGTCTCAGGCCTGCGCCGAGCGTTGGAACCCGGTCGCGGCAACCGCGCCGTATCGGCGTTGTTGCTGTCCGAGGGGCCCGGTTACCGGCTGCGCGTCGACGCCGACGCCGTCGACCTGCACGAGTTCGACGCGTTGCGACGCCGGGCCGAGCAGGCCCTGGAGGACGGCGACCAAGCGGCGGCGGTCGAGGCCGCGGACCGCGCTTTGGCGCTGTGGCATGGCGAACCGCTGTCCGGCCTGCCCGGCCCGTGGGCGGCGAGCCTGCGCGACCGGCTACTCACCAACCGCCTCGACCTGCTGGAGACCCGCGCCGCCGCGGGCCTGGCCGGCGGCCGGCACGCGGAGCTCGTCGCCGAGCTGACCGCGCTCGTGCGGGAGAACCCGTTGCACGAGGGGCTGCGCGGGTTGCTGATGATCGCGCTGTACCGGGTCGGTCGGCAGGCGGACGCGGTGGAACAGTTCCGGGCGGCGTCCCGGGTGCTGGCCGACGAGCTCGCCACCCAGCCGGGGGCCCGGCTGGCGGAGATCCACCAGCAGATCCTCACCAATGATCCGGTCCTGACCGCGCCGGCGGTCGCGTCGCCACCCCGGGTTCGCCGCCGGCCGGCCTGGTGGGCCTCCCGTCCCCGGCCGCGCGCCCGCGCCTTCGTCGCCCGGGATCACGAGCTTTCCGTGCTACGAGAAGCCGTCCGCACGGTGGCCGGCGGCAAGGGCGGTGTGCTGCTGGTCGAGGGCGAGCCCGGCATCGGCAAGTCGGAGCTGCTGACCACCGGCATGGCCGCGTGCGAGGACGCGGCCGTGCAGCTGGTGTGGGGCGCGGGCGACGAGCTGGCGAGCCGCTTTCCGTTGCGGCTCATGCTGGACTGCCTGGGGATCGACGCCGACTCGCCGGATCCGGCGCGGGCGCGGGTGGCGGAGATGATGCGGCTGGCCCAGTCCAGCCGTGATCCGCTGGGCGGCGGCGACCCGACACTCGCCGTGGTCAACGAGCTGGTGGCGATCGTGCGGGAGATGTGCGCCGACGGGCCGCTCGCGCTGGTGGCCGACGACATCCAGTGGGCGGACGAGGCCAGCCTGCTCGTGTTCAGCCGGCTGGCGCTGGAAACCGCCACCGTGCCGTTGCTGCTGATCGGCGCGCTGCGGCCGGTGCCGCGAACTCCGGTGCTGGACGGCGTTCGGGACGTCGTGTCCAAGCAGGGCGGGTCGGTCCTCCAGCTGGCGCCGCTCGCCGGGGGCGAGGTTGCCGAGCTGCTGCGGGGGATCGTCGGCGGCGCGCCGGGCGCGGGGTTGCTGGGCCTCGCCGACCGCGCGGCCGGAAACCCTTTGTACGTCGGCGAATTGGCGGAGGCTTTACTCCGGGACCGTCATGTCGAGGTGTCCGCCGGCCAGGCCGAGGTGGCGGCCGGCGGCGTGTCGGTGCCGACCTCGTTGTCCTCGGCCCTGACGCACCGGCTGGGCTTTCTCACCGCCGCCACCACGGAAGTGTTGCGGCGGGCGGCTTTGCTCGGCACCGAGTTCGCGATCGCCGACCTGGCCGTGCTGATGGGCCGGCCGGCCGGCGAGCTGCTGCCGGCGCTGGAGGAGGCCACCACCGCGAAGGTGTTGCTGGCCAACGGTGACCGGTACGGCTTCCGGCACGCCCTGATCCGCCAGGCCCTGTACGACGCGACGTCACCGACCGTGCGGACCGTGCTGCACCGGCAGGCCGCCGAGCGGCTCGACCGTGCCGGCGCCTCAATGGAAACCGTTGCGCGGCAACTCGTTGCCGCCCCGGTGGCCGTCGACTCGTGGGTGATCGACTGGATGCTCCGGCACGGCGAGCGGATCGCGCACCGGGCCCCCGACATCGGGTTGGACCTGCTGCGCCGGGTCGTCGCCAGCTGCGATGCCGACGACCCCCGGCACGTGGAGCTGACCGCGGTGCTGGCACGGGTGCTGTACTGGCGGGGTGAACTGCCCGAGGACGAGGTGCGGTCGGTGCTCGCGCTGACCCGCGACCCCGACCTTGCCGGCGAGATGCAGTGGATCCGTGCCGTCGTGCACTACCGGCGTGGGCAGGAGGCCCGATCCGTTGCGGCGCTGCGGGAAGCCGTGTCCGCGCCCGAGGTTTCGGCCGTGTGGCAGGCCCGGTGCCAGGCGCTGCTCGCCGTGCGGGAAGGCATGGGGCTCCTCGAGTTCGACCTCGCCAAGGTCACCGCCGCCGCGGCCATCGACCGTGGCGAGAAGGCCGGCGACGGTTTCGCCGTGGCCTTCGCCCTGCAGGCCCTGTGGCTGTTCCAGTCCATCGCCCGGGATCACGCCGCCGCTTTGCGTCACGTGGACGAGGCTTTGGCCGTTGTCGCCGAGGACGCCGGCCTGGCGCACCTGCATTTGAGCCTGCTCGACAACCGCGTGTTCAGCCTGCAGAACCTCGACCGCCTCGACGAGGCCGACCAGGCCCTGGCCGCCGTGCGCAGCCTGGTGCACCGGTACCAACTGCCCGGCGGCCTGCCGATGTCCACCGCCGTCAACCACTACTGGGCCGGTCGTTGGGGTGACGCCCTCGTCGAGCTGAGCATCATCACCCGGTCCGGCCCGGAGTTGGCCTTCCTGGGCCTGCGTGAGAGCAGCCCCATGCTGCTCCTCTCCCACGGCGTCGCCGCCCTCATCGCTGCCCTGCGTGACGACGGCGACGACGTCGCCGCCCATCTCGCCGCCGCCGACGAACTGCCCATGCTCACCACCGCCGACCGCGAGAACTGCGACTTCCTCCTGATGGCCGAGGCCCAGGCCGCCGACCGCGACGGCCGCGTCGACCAGGCGTTGATCGCCCTCGAACCCGTGCTCGATCCCCGTTACGCCCCCATGATGCTTCGCCACCAGTGGCTCCCCGACGTCGTCCGCCTCGCCCTCCAGGCCGGCTCCCCCGACGTCGTCGCCCGTGCCCTGGAGATCTGCTCCGGCGAGGCCTCCCGTGAGGTCGTCCCCGCCCGCGCCGCCGCCGCGCTCCTCCGGTGCCGTGGCCTGGCCGAGGGCGATCCCGCCCAGGTGATGAAGGCCGTCTCCCACTACCGCGCCGTCGGCCGCCCGGTGGAGTTGGCCCAGGCGTTGGAGGATCTCGCCGTCGTCCTCGCCCAGGCCGGCCGCCGCCCCGAAGGTGAGGCAGCGTTGTCCGAGGCCGTCCGCCGGTACGAGGCCGTGGGAGCGGCCTGGCCCGCCCGCCGCGCGACGGCGCGGTTCGCCGGCCGCGAGCCGGGGAAAGCGGAACGCCGCAACGTGGGCTGA
- a CDS encoding Re/Si-specific NAD(P)(+) transhydrogenase subunit alpha: MGRTLGVVTESAAGETRVAATPATVRQLTALGYEVLVEAGAGAAASFTDEAYAQAGARIADRGEAWATDVVIKVNPPTEPEIGALHDGATLIGMIGPALHPELVQTLSERPITVLAMDAVPRISRAQSLDVLSSMANIAGYRAVIEAANVFGRFFTGQVTAAGKVPPAKVLVAGAGVAGLAAIATANSLGAVVRATDPRAEVAEQVKSLGGEFLAVDVEQQASTDGYARATSEAYDRRAAEIYAEQARDVDIIITTALIPGRPAPRLLTKEHVASMRPGSVIVDMAAGQGGNVEGTVAGEAVVTANGVTIIGYTDLAGRLPAQASQLYGTNVVNLLKLLTPGKDGEVVLDFEDVVLRAMTVVRDGETTWPPPKISVSAAPPQQKQETPAPQQQQKPRRARHVLVAAAAIALFLLVGFSPNELIGHLTVFALSVVIGFYVIGNVHHALHTPLMSVTNAISGIVVVGALLQIGHSGVAVTVLSAAAVLLASINIFGGFAVTRRMLSMFSRS, translated from the coding sequence ATGGGTCGGACACTGGGCGTGGTCACCGAGTCGGCCGCCGGCGAGACGCGGGTGGCGGCGACGCCGGCGACAGTGCGCCAACTGACCGCCCTCGGCTACGAGGTGCTCGTCGAAGCGGGCGCCGGGGCGGCGGCGAGCTTCACGGACGAGGCGTACGCGCAGGCCGGGGCCAGGATCGCGGACCGCGGCGAGGCGTGGGCCACGGACGTGGTGATCAAGGTGAACCCGCCGACGGAGCCGGAGATCGGGGCGCTGCACGACGGCGCGACGCTGATCGGCATGATCGGGCCGGCGTTACACCCTGAATTGGTCCAGACCCTGTCCGAGCGGCCGATCACCGTGCTGGCGATGGACGCGGTGCCCCGCATCTCCCGCGCCCAGTCGCTGGACGTGCTCAGCTCGATGGCCAACATCGCCGGCTACCGGGCGGTGATCGAGGCGGCGAACGTGTTCGGGCGCTTCTTCACCGGCCAGGTCACGGCCGCCGGCAAGGTGCCGCCGGCGAAGGTGCTGGTGGCGGGCGCGGGCGTGGCCGGCCTGGCCGCGATCGCGACGGCCAACAGCCTCGGCGCGGTGGTGCGGGCGACCGACCCGCGCGCGGAGGTCGCCGAGCAGGTGAAGTCGCTGGGCGGCGAGTTCCTCGCCGTCGACGTCGAGCAGCAGGCCAGCACCGACGGCTACGCCAGGGCCACGTCGGAGGCGTACGACAGGCGGGCGGCCGAGATCTACGCCGAACAGGCCCGTGACGTCGACATCATCATCACCACCGCGCTGATCCCCGGCCGCCCGGCGCCGCGGCTGCTCACCAAGGAGCACGTGGCCAGCATGCGGCCGGGCAGCGTGATCGTCGACATGGCCGCCGGGCAGGGCGGCAACGTGGAGGGAACCGTCGCGGGCGAGGCGGTCGTCACGGCGAACGGCGTGACGATCATCGGCTACACCGACCTCGCCGGCCGGCTGCCGGCGCAGGCCTCGCAGCTGTACGGCACGAACGTGGTGAACCTGCTGAAGCTGCTGACGCCGGGCAAGGACGGCGAGGTGGTGCTGGACTTCGAGGACGTCGTGCTGCGGGCGATGACCGTGGTCCGCGACGGCGAGACGACCTGGCCCCCACCCAAGATCAGCGTCAGCGCGGCGCCACCGCAACAGAAGCAGGAAACCCCGGCGCCGCAACAGCAACAGAAACCGCGCCGGGCCCGGCACGTGCTGGTCGCCGCGGCGGCGATCGCGCTGTTCCTGCTGGTCGGCTTCTCCCCCAACGAGTTGATCGGTCACCTCACGGTGTTCGCGCTGTCCGTGGTGATCGGCTTCTACGTGATCGGCAACGTGCACCACGCGCTGCACACGCCGCTGATGTCGGTCACCAACGCCATCTCCGGCATCGTGGTGGTCGGTGCGCTGCTGCAGATCGGCCACAGCGGCGTCGCCGTCACGGTGCTCTCCGCGGCCGCGGTGTTGTTGGCCAGCATCAACATCTTCGGCGGATTCGCCGTGACCCGCCGCATGCTGAGCATGTTCTCGAGGAGCTGA